Proteins from a single region of Streptomyces sp. Tu 3180:
- a CDS encoding DUF475 domain-containing protein: MVLKTFGWSFAVTALGLVAAVLFGGWTAFGIVAILSILEISLSFDNAVVNAGILKKMNAFWQKIFLTIGILIAVFGMRLVFPVVIVAVSAQLGPIEAVDLALSDKDRYQELVTDAHPAIAAFGGMFLLMIFLDFIFEDRDIKWLGRLERPLAKLGKVDMLSVCIALIFLMISAMAFATHAHQHGGAHVDKSSTVLLAGVAGLITYMIVGGLSGYFEDKLEEEEEREHEQEEQAERSGKPRSAVALAGKAAFFMFLYLEVLDASFSFDGVIGAFAITNDIVLMALGLGIGAMYVRSLTVYLVRQGTLDDYVYLEHGAHYAIGALAMILLVTIRYEINEIITGLIGVVLIGASFWSSVRRNRALAAAEGRTGGKTEVSSGV, from the coding sequence GTGGTTCTGAAAACCTTCGGCTGGTCGTTCGCGGTCACCGCGCTCGGCCTGGTCGCAGCGGTTCTCTTCGGGGGGTGGACCGCCTTCGGCATCGTGGCGATCCTTTCCATCCTCGAGATCTCGCTGTCCTTCGACAACGCGGTGGTCAACGCCGGCATCCTGAAGAAGATGAATGCCTTCTGGCAGAAGATCTTCCTCACCATCGGCATTCTGATCGCCGTCTTCGGCATGCGGCTGGTCTTCCCCGTCGTGATCGTCGCCGTCAGTGCCCAGCTCGGCCCGATCGAGGCGGTCGACCTCGCGCTCAGTGACAAGGACCGCTACCAGGAACTCGTCACCGACGCCCACCCGGCGATCGCCGCGTTCGGTGGCATGTTCCTGCTGATGATCTTCCTCGACTTCATCTTCGAGGACCGGGACATCAAGTGGCTCGGCCGGCTGGAGCGCCCGCTGGCCAAGCTCGGCAAGGTCGACATGCTGTCGGTCTGCATCGCGCTGATCTTCCTGATGATCTCCGCCATGGCCTTCGCCACCCACGCCCACCAGCACGGCGGCGCGCACGTCGACAAGTCCTCCACCGTCCTGCTCGCCGGCGTCGCGGGCCTGATCACCTACATGATCGTGGGCGGCCTCTCCGGCTACTTCGAGGACAAGCTCGAGGAGGAGGAGGAACGCGAGCACGAGCAGGAGGAGCAGGCCGAGCGCTCCGGCAAGCCCCGCTCGGCGGTGGCCCTGGCCGGCAAGGCCGCGTTCTTCATGTTCCTCTACCTGGAGGTCCTGGACGCCTCCTTCTCCTTCGACGGCGTGATCGGCGCCTTCGCCATCACCAACGACATCGTGCTGATGGCGCTCGGCCTGGGCATCGGCGCCATGTACGTGCGGTCGCTGACGGTGTACCTGGTCCGCCAGGGCACCCTGGACGACTACGTCTACCTGGAGCACGGCGCGCACTACGCCATCGGCGCCCTGGCGATGATCCTGCTGGTCACCATCCGGTACGAGATCAACGAGATCATCACCGGCCTCATCGGCGTGGTCCTGATCGGCGCCTCCTTCTGGTCCTCCGTCCGCCGCAACAGGGCACTGGCGGCGGCCGAGGGCAGGACGGGCGGGAAGACCGAGGTCTCCTCCGGGGTGTGA
- a CDS encoding TerD family protein codes for MGVTLAKGGNVSLSKAAPNLTQVMVGLGWDARSTTGAPFDLDASALMCSGGRVMGDEWFVFYNQLKSPDGSVEHTGDNLTGEGDGDDESLLVDLVKVPAQCDKIVFPVSIHMADERGQTFGQVSNAFIRVVNQADGQELARYDLSEDASTETAMIFGELYRYQGEWKFRAVGQGYASGLRGIALDFGVNVS; via the coding sequence ATGGGTGTCACGCTCGCCAAGGGGGGCAACGTCTCCCTGTCCAAGGCCGCACCGAACCTCACGCAGGTGATGGTCGGGCTCGGCTGGGACGCGCGCTCCACCACCGGAGCCCCCTTCGACCTCGACGCCAGCGCGCTGATGTGCAGCGGCGGCCGGGTCATGGGGGACGAGTGGTTCGTCTTCTACAACCAGCTCAAGAGCCCGGACGGTTCGGTGGAGCACACCGGTGACAACCTCACCGGCGAGGGCGACGGCGACGACGAGTCCCTGCTGGTCGACCTGGTCAAGGTGCCGGCCCAGTGCGACAAGATCGTCTTCCCGGTCTCCATCCACATGGCCGACGAGCGCGGCCAGACCTTCGGTCAGGTCAGCAACGCCTTCATCCGCGTGGTCAACCAGGCCGACGGCCAGGAGCTCGCCCGCTACGACCTCAGCGAGGACGCCTCCACCGAAACCGCGATGATCTTCGGCGAGCTCTACCGCTACCAGGGCGAGTGGAAGTTCCGTGCGGTGGGTCAGGGGTACGCGTCGGGACTGCGGGGCATCGCTCTAGACTTCGGAGTCAACGTTTCGTAA
- a CDS encoding calcium homeostasis/redox stress adaptation protein, whose translation MGVSLSKGGNVSLTKEAPGLTAVIVGLGWDVRTTTGTDFDLDASALLLNNSGKVASDQHFIFFNNLKSPDGSVEHTGDNLTGEGEGDDEQIKVNLATVPADVEKIVFPVSIYDAENRQQSFGQVRNAFIRVVNQAGGAEIARYDLSEDASTETAMVFGELYRHGAEWKFRAIGQGYASGLRGIAQDFGVNV comes from the coding sequence GTGGGAGTCAGCCTCAGCAAGGGCGGCAACGTATCGCTGACCAAGGAGGCGCCGGGCCTGACCGCGGTCATCGTCGGACTGGGGTGGGACGTCCGCACCACGACCGGCACCGACTTCGACCTGGACGCCAGCGCGCTGCTGCTGAACAACTCGGGCAAGGTCGCCAGCGACCAGCACTTCATCTTCTTCAACAACCTCAAGAGCCCGGACGGCTCCGTCGAGCACACCGGTGACAACCTCACCGGTGAGGGCGAGGGCGACGACGAGCAGATCAAGGTCAACCTCGCGACCGTCCCGGCCGACGTCGAGAAGATCGTCTTCCCGGTCTCGATCTACGACGCCGAGAACCGCCAGCAGTCCTTCGGCCAGGTGCGCAACGCGTTCATCCGCGTCGTCAACCAGGCCGGCGGCGCCGAGATCGCGCGCTACGACCTGTCGGAGGACGCGTCCACCGAGACCGCCATGGTCTTCGGTGAGCTGTACCGGCACGGCGCGGAGTGGAAGTTCCGCGCCATCGGCCAGGGCTACGCCTCGGGCCTGCGCGGCATCGCGCAGGACTTCGGCGTGAACGTCTGA
- a CDS encoding peroxiredoxin, giving the protein MAIQVGDTAPDFELRDNHGATVKLSDFRGRKNVVVLFYPFAFTGVCTGELCEVRDNLPQFSDRDTQVLAVSNDSIHTLRVFAEQEGLEYPLLSDFWPHGDVSRAYGVFDEGKGCAVRGTFIIDKEGVVRWTVVNGLPDARDLSEYVKALDTL; this is encoded by the coding sequence ATGGCGATCCAGGTCGGCGACACGGCCCCCGACTTCGAGCTCAGGGACAACCACGGCGCCACCGTGAAGTTGTCCGACTTCCGGGGACGGAAGAACGTGGTGGTGCTCTTCTACCCGTTCGCCTTCACCGGCGTGTGCACCGGTGAGCTGTGCGAGGTCCGCGACAACCTGCCGCAGTTCTCCGACCGCGACACCCAGGTGCTCGCCGTCTCCAACGACTCCATCCACACCCTGCGCGTCTTCGCCGAGCAGGAGGGCCTGGAGTACCCGTTGCTCAGCGACTTCTGGCCGCACGGCGACGTCTCGCGCGCGTACGGCGTCTTCGACGAGGGCAAGGGCTGCGCCGTGCGCGGGACCTTCATCATCGACAAGGAGGGCGTCGTGCGCTGGACCGTCGTCAACGGCCTGCCGGACGCCCGTGACCTGAGCGAGTACGTCAAGGCGCTCGACACCCTGTGA
- a CDS encoding DUF3052 domain-containing protein, translating to MSATADHAEERTNPAARLGFQPGQVVQEIGYDDDVDQELREAIEGVIESDLVDEEYDDVADAVVLWFRDDDGDLTDALVDATTYIEEGGAILLLTPKTGRSGYVEPSDISEAATTAGLTASKSVSVGKDWSGSRLATPKAAKSKR from the coding sequence GTGAGCGCGACCGCGGACCACGCGGAGGAGCGGACGAACCCTGCCGCCAGGCTGGGGTTCCAGCCCGGGCAGGTGGTCCAGGAGATCGGCTACGACGACGACGTCGACCAGGAGCTCCGCGAGGCCATCGAAGGCGTCATCGAGAGCGACCTGGTCGACGAGGAGTACGACGACGTGGCCGACGCCGTTGTGCTGTGGTTCCGTGACGACGACGGCGACCTGACGGATGCGCTGGTGGATGCCACCACGTACATCGAAGAGGGCGGCGCGATCCTGCTGCTCACGCCGAAGACCGGCCGTTCGGGGTATGTGGAGCCGAGTGACATCTCGGAAGCCGCCACCACGGCAGGTCTGACGGCGTCCAAGAGTGTCAGCGTGGGCAAGGACTGGAGCGGCAGCCGTCTGGCGACGCCGAAGGCCGCGAAGTCCAAGCGGTAG
- the aceE gene encoding pyruvate dehydrogenase (acetyl-transferring), homodimeric type, translating into MASASDRNPIIIGGLPSQVPDFDPEETQEWLDSLDAAVDERGRERARYLMLRLIERARAKRVAVPEMRSTDYVNTIPTRAEPFFPGNEEIERRILNATRWNAAVMVSRAQRPGIGVGGHIATFASSASLYDVGFNHFFRGKDEGDGGDQVFFQGHASPGIYARAFLLDRLGERHLDGFRQEKSKAPYALSSYPHPRSMPDFWEFPTVSMGLGPIGAIYQARMNRYMHARGIADTSRSHVWAFLGDGEMDEPESLGQLSLAAREGLDNLTFVVNCNLQRLDGPVRGNGKIIQELESIFRGAGWNVIKLVWDRTWDPLLAQDRDGVLVNKMNTTPDGQFQTYATESGAYIRNHFFGDDHRLRAMVENMTDHQILMLGRGGHDHRKIYAAYKAAVEHKGQPTVILAKTVKGWTLGPNFEGRNATHQMKKLTVEDLKRFRDRLHLPISDKDLESGPPPYYHPGRDSEEMQYMHDRRRSLGGYVPTRVVRSEPLALPDDKAYATVKKGSGQQSIATTMAFVRLLKDLMRDKEIGKRFVLIAPDEYRTFGMDSFFPSAKIYNPLGQQYEAVDRELLLAYKEAPNGQMLHDGISEAGCTASLIAAGSAYATHGEPLIPVYVFYSMFGFQRTGDQFWQMADQLARGFVLGATAGRTTLTGEGLQHADGHSQLLASTNPACVAYDPAFGYEIAHIVQDGLRRMYGGDAEHPHGEDVFYYLTVYNEPIQHPAEPANVDVEGIVKGLYRFGEGTGGSLPAQILASGVALPWAIEAQRILAAEWDVRADVWSATSWNELRREAVACEEHNLLHPEEEQRVPYVTRKLAGAQGPVVAVSDWMRSVPDQIARWVPGTYQSLGADGFGFADTRGAARRFFHIDAQSIVVAVLTELAREGKVDRSVLKQAIDRYQLLDVSAADPGVAGGDA; encoded by the coding sequence GTGGCTTCCGCATCCGATCGCAACCCGATCATCATTGGCGGCCTTCCGAGTCAGGTTCCTGACTTCGACCCCGAGGAAACCCAGGAGTGGCTCGACTCCCTCGACGCCGCCGTCGACGAGCGCGGCCGGGAGCGGGCCCGCTACCTGATGCTGCGGCTGATCGAGCGGGCCCGCGCCAAGCGCGTGGCCGTGCCCGAGATGCGCAGCACGGACTACGTCAACACGATCCCCACGCGCGCGGAGCCGTTCTTCCCGGGCAACGAGGAGATCGAGCGCAGGATCCTCAACGCGACCCGCTGGAACGCCGCGGTGATGGTCTCGCGCGCGCAGCGGCCCGGCATCGGGGTCGGCGGCCACATCGCCACCTTCGCGTCCTCCGCGTCGCTGTACGACGTGGGCTTCAACCACTTCTTCCGCGGCAAGGACGAGGGGGACGGCGGCGACCAGGTCTTCTTCCAGGGGCACGCCTCCCCGGGCATCTACGCCCGCGCGTTCCTGCTGGACCGGCTGGGCGAGCGGCACCTGGACGGCTTCCGGCAGGAGAAGTCGAAGGCCCCCTACGCCCTGTCGTCGTACCCGCACCCGCGGTCGATGCCGGACTTCTGGGAGTTCCCGACCGTGTCGATGGGTCTCGGCCCGATCGGCGCGATCTACCAGGCGCGGATGAACCGCTACATGCACGCGCGCGGCATCGCGGACACCTCCAGGTCGCACGTGTGGGCGTTCCTCGGCGACGGCGAGATGGACGAGCCGGAGTCGCTGGGCCAGCTGTCCCTGGCCGCCCGCGAGGGCCTGGACAACCTCACCTTCGTCGTCAACTGCAACCTGCAGCGCCTGGACGGCCCGGTGCGCGGCAACGGCAAGATCATCCAGGAGCTGGAGTCGATCTTCCGGGGCGCCGGCTGGAACGTCATCAAGCTGGTCTGGGACCGCACCTGGGACCCGCTGCTCGCCCAGGACCGGGACGGCGTGCTGGTGAACAAGATGAACACCACGCCGGACGGCCAGTTCCAGACGTACGCCACCGAGTCCGGCGCCTACATCCGCAACCACTTCTTCGGCGACGACCACCGGCTGCGCGCGATGGTCGAGAACATGACCGACCACCAGATCCTCATGCTGGGCCGCGGCGGCCACGACCACCGCAAGATCTACGCGGCGTACAAGGCGGCGGTGGAGCACAAGGGCCAGCCGACGGTCATCCTCGCCAAGACGGTCAAGGGCTGGACGCTGGGCCCGAACTTCGAGGGCCGCAACGCCACGCACCAGATGAAGAAGCTGACGGTCGAGGACCTCAAGCGCTTCCGCGACCGGCTGCACCTGCCGATCTCCGACAAGGACCTCGAGTCCGGCCCGCCGCCGTACTACCACCCGGGCCGGGACTCGGAGGAGATGCAGTACATGCACGACCGCCGCAGGTCGCTCGGCGGTTACGTGCCCACGCGCGTGGTGCGCTCCGAGCCGCTCGCCCTGCCGGACGACAAGGCGTACGCGACCGTGAAGAAGGGCTCGGGCCAGCAGTCCATCGCGACGACCATGGCGTTCGTCCGGCTCCTCAAGGACCTCATGCGGGACAAGGAGATCGGCAAGCGGTTCGTGCTGATCGCGCCGGACGAGTACCGCACGTTCGGCATGGACTCCTTCTTCCCGAGCGCGAAGATCTACAACCCGCTGGGCCAGCAGTACGAGGCCGTGGACCGGGAGCTGCTGCTCGCCTACAAGGAGGCGCCGAACGGGCAGATGCTGCACGACGGCATCTCCGAGGCCGGCTGCACGGCCTCGCTGATCGCCGCGGGCTCGGCGTACGCCACGCACGGCGAGCCCCTCATCCCGGTGTACGTCTTCTACTCGATGTTCGGCTTCCAGCGCACCGGCGACCAGTTCTGGCAGATGGCCGACCAGCTGGCGCGCGGGTTCGTGCTGGGCGCGACCGCCGGACGGACCACGCTGACCGGTGAGGGCCTCCAGCACGCGGACGGCCACTCGCAGCTGCTGGCGTCCACCAACCCGGCCTGCGTCGCGTACGACCCGGCCTTCGGGTACGAGATCGCGCACATCGTGCAGGACGGTCTGCGCCGGATGTACGGCGGCGACGCCGAGCACCCGCACGGCGAGGACGTCTTCTACTACCTCACCGTCTACAACGAGCCCATCCAGCACCCGGCCGAGCCCGCGAACGTGGACGTCGAGGGCATCGTCAAGGGCCTCTACCGCTTCGGCGAGGGCACGGGGGGCTCCCTCCCGGCGCAGATCCTGGCCTCCGGCGTCGCGCTGCCCTGGGCGATCGAGGCGCAGCGGATCCTCGCCGCGGAGTGGGACGTCAGGGCCGACGTGTGGTCGGCGACCTCCTGGAACGAGCTGCGGCGCGAGGCGGTGGCCTGCGAGGAGCACAACCTGCTGCACCCGGAGGAGGAGCAGCGCGTGCCGTACGTGACGCGCAAGCTCGCCGGGGCGCAGGGGCCGGTGGTGGCGGTGTCGGACTGGATGCGGTCGGTGCCGGACCAGATCGCGCGCTGGGTGCCGGGGACGTACCAGTCGCTCGGCGCCGACGGCTTCGGCTTCGCGGACACGCGCGGGGCGGCCCGGCGGTTCTTCCACATCGACGCGCAGTCGATCGTGGTGGCGGTGCTGACGGAGCTGGCCCGGGAGGGCAAGGTCGACCGGTCCGTGCTGAAGCAGGCCATCGACCGCTACCAGCTGCTCGACGTCTCCGCGGCCGACCCGGGCGTGGCGGGCGGCGACGCGTAG
- a CDS encoding potassium channel family protein, which produces MAEPTALDRWERRTQSPLMALAVLFALAYALPIVDPDAPRSLLTACHAVNWGVWGAFSLDYAVRLWLSEDRMRFVRGNPLALLAVVLPLIQPLRLLRLVSLLLLAGQRARLASQIRVTTYVAGCCLGLLVFGALAVLEVERGRPGASIHTLGDAVWWAFTTMTTVGYGDMAPTTGLGRMLAIGLMLSGIALLGVVTANIAAWFIARFEMDDEEERRQTAAIEALTEEVRALRGEVAALRESAADRVAGAPRGPA; this is translated from the coding sequence ATGGCCGAACCGACTGCACTGGACCGCTGGGAGCGGCGCACCCAGAGTCCCCTGATGGCGCTGGCCGTCCTCTTCGCGCTCGCCTACGCCCTCCCGATCGTGGACCCGGACGCCCCGCGGTCCCTGCTGACCGCCTGCCACGCCGTGAACTGGGGGGTGTGGGGCGCGTTCAGCCTCGACTACGCCGTCCGGCTGTGGCTGAGCGAGGACCGGATGCGTTTCGTGCGCGGCAACCCGCTGGCGCTGCTCGCGGTCGTCCTGCCGCTGATCCAGCCGCTGCGGCTGCTCCGGCTGGTGTCGCTGCTGCTGCTCGCCGGGCAGCGGGCGCGGCTGGCGTCGCAGATCCGGGTCACGACGTACGTCGCGGGCTGCTGTCTGGGGCTGCTGGTCTTCGGCGCGCTGGCCGTGCTGGAGGTGGAGCGGGGCCGGCCGGGGGCGTCCATCCACACGCTGGGGGACGCGGTGTGGTGGGCGTTCACGACGATGACCACCGTGGGGTACGGCGACATGGCGCCGACCACCGGGCTGGGGCGGATGCTGGCGATCGGGCTGATGCTCTCCGGGATCGCGCTGCTCGGTGTCGTCACCGCGAACATCGCGGCCTGGTTCATCGCGCGGTTCGAGATGGACGACGAGGAGGAGCGCCGGCAGACGGCGGCCATCGAGGCGCTGACGGAGGAGGTCCGGGCCCTGCGGGGGGAGGTCGCGGCGCTGCGGGAGTCGGCGGCGGACCGGGTCGCCGGGGCACCGCGCGGACCGGCATGA
- a CDS encoding small hydrophobic protein: MMASFGHGTRRHPRSRGRTWSRTGPDRATLGIIGVICAVAGFFVLGIILGPAAIVCGWLAMGRGWAGPRPATAVVALVLGAIDTLLALIWLAGATPGYGVF; this comes from the coding sequence ATGATGGCGAGCTTCGGACACGGAACGCGCAGGCACCCCCGCTCACGTGGCCGGACGTGGTCACGGACCGGGCCGGATCGCGCGACGCTCGGAATCATCGGAGTCATCTGCGCGGTCGCCGGATTCTTCGTGCTGGGGATCATCCTCGGCCCCGCGGCGATCGTCTGCGGATGGCTCGCCATGGGCCGCGGCTGGGCGGGTCCCCGCCCGGCGACGGCCGTGGTCGCCCTCGTGCTGGGCGCCATCGACACGCTCCTGGCCCTCATCTGGCTGGCCGGAGCGACCCCCGGGTACGGCGTGTTCTGA
- a CDS encoding MFS transporter, producing MTSQTTIDATGPGEEAPAAPSGATPGKGLRGHPWFTLITVAVGVMMVALDGTIVAIANPAIGDDLDASLSELQWITNAYFLALAVSLITAGKLGDRFGHRQTFLIGVAGFAASSAAIGLSDTISMVVVFRVFQGLFGALLMPAALGLLRATFPAEKLNMAIGIWGMVIGASTAGGPILGGVLVEHVNWQSVFFINVPVGVLAVALGAWILLDHRAENAPRSFDVLGIALLSAAMFCLVWALIKAPEWGWGDAKTWAFIVASLAGFGLFSFWETKVKEPLIPLGLFRSVPLSAGVVLMVLMAIAFMGGLFFVTFYLQNVHGMSPIDAGLHLLPLTGMMIVGSPLAGAMITKVGPRIPLAGGMALTALAMYGMSTLEQDTGSATMSLWFALLGLGLAPVMVGATEVIVGNAPLELSGVAGGLQQAAMQIGGSLGTAVLGAVMASKVDSDLEGNWKEAGLPPLTPEQADRAAEAVQVGAAPVAEGTPGAIAAKITDVAHDTFLSGMSLASLVAAGVAVVAVLVALLTKRGENAEAGAGVGHI from the coding sequence ATGACTAGTCAGACCACCATCGACGCGACGGGGCCGGGGGAAGAGGCACCGGCCGCCCCGTCGGGCGCGACACCGGGCAAGGGGCTGCGCGGGCACCCCTGGTTCACCCTGATCACCGTCGCCGTGGGGGTCATGATGGTGGCCCTCGACGGCACCATCGTGGCCATCGCCAACCCGGCCATCGGCGACGACCTGGACGCCAGCCTGTCGGAACTCCAGTGGATCACCAACGCCTACTTTCTCGCCCTCGCGGTCTCCCTGATCACCGCGGGCAAGCTCGGTGACCGCTTCGGCCACCGGCAGACCTTCCTCATAGGCGTGGCGGGCTTCGCCGCCTCGTCGGCCGCCATCGGGTTGTCCGACACGATCTCGATGGTCGTCGTCTTCCGCGTCTTCCAGGGCCTGTTCGGCGCCCTGCTGATGCCGGCCGCGCTCGGCCTGCTGCGGGCCACCTTCCCGGCCGAGAAGCTCAACATGGCCATCGGCATCTGGGGCATGGTGATCGGCGCCTCCACCGCGGGCGGCCCGATCCTCGGCGGTGTCCTCGTCGAGCACGTCAACTGGCAGTCGGTGTTCTTCATCAACGTGCCGGTCGGCGTCCTCGCCGTCGCCCTCGGCGCGTGGATCCTGCTGGACCACCGCGCGGAGAACGCCCCGCGCTCGTTCGACGTCCTCGGCATCGCCCTGCTGTCCGCCGCGATGTTCTGCCTCGTCTGGGCCCTGATCAAGGCTCCGGAGTGGGGCTGGGGCGACGCCAAGACCTGGGCGTTCATCGTCGCCTCGCTCGCCGGCTTCGGGCTCTTCTCCTTCTGGGAGACGAAGGTGAAGGAGCCGCTGATCCCGCTGGGCCTGTTCCGCTCCGTCCCGCTGTCCGCGGGTGTCGTGCTGATGGTCCTGATGGCCATCGCCTTCATGGGCGGCCTGTTCTTCGTCACCTTCTACCTGCAGAACGTGCACGGGATGAGCCCGATCGACGCCGGTCTGCACCTGCTGCCGCTCACCGGCATGATGATCGTCGGCTCCCCGCTCGCCGGCGCGATGATCACCAAGGTCGGCCCGCGCATCCCGCTGGCCGGCGGCATGGCCCTCACCGCGCTCGCCATGTACGGCATGTCGACGCTCGAGCAGGACACCGGCAGCGCCACGATGTCGCTCTGGTTCGCCCTGCTGGGCCTCGGCCTCGCGCCCGTCATGGTCGGCGCCACCGAAGTCATCGTCGGCAACGCGCCGTTGGAGCTGTCCGGCGTGGCCGGCGGTCTCCAGCAGGCCGCCATGCAGATCGGCGGCAGCCTCGGCACGGCGGTGCTGGGCGCGGTGATGGCCTCGAAGGTCGACAGCGACCTCGAGGGCAACTGGAAGGAGGCCGGGCTTCCGCCGCTCACCCCGGAACAGGCCGACCGGGCCGCCGAGGCCGTCCAGGTCGGTGCGGCGCCGGTGGCCGAGGGCACGCCCGGGGCGATCGCCGCGAAGATCACCGACGTCGCGCACGACACCTTCCTCTCCGGCATGAGCCTGGCGTCCCTGGTCGCCGCCGGAGTCGCCGTCGTCGCGGTGCTGGTCGCCCTCCTCACCAAGCGCGGCGAGAACGCGGAGGCCGGCGCGGGCGTCGGCCACATCTGA
- a CDS encoding TetR family transcriptional regulator encodes METAWTVTGAAPRPGLRERKKQRTRDALVRAALELFATRGYEGTTVDDIAAAVDVSQRTFFRYFASKEEVAFFVPRLAESHVVEAVRGRPPGEAPLETLRRAVLDSWDGINATIEQVVPLDLHLRVYRVIESTPALLAAHLRRATELEEELARIVAGREGLDVDTDPRPRILVAAFGGVVRVAERLWSAGDDLSVDAMRDLMATHLDRLGPALAENWRTS; translated from the coding sequence ATGGAGACGGCCTGGACCGTCACGGGTGCGGCGCCGCGGCCGGGTCTGCGGGAGCGCAAGAAGCAGCGCACCCGGGACGCGCTGGTCCGGGCCGCACTGGAGCTGTTCGCCACCCGCGGGTACGAGGGGACGACCGTCGACGACATCGCCGCGGCCGTCGACGTCTCGCAGCGCACCTTCTTCCGCTACTTCGCCAGCAAGGAGGAGGTGGCGTTCTTCGTCCCGCGGCTGGCCGAGTCGCACGTCGTCGAGGCCGTGCGGGGGCGCCCGCCGGGCGAGGCGCCGCTGGAGACGCTGCGCCGGGCCGTCCTGGACAGCTGGGACGGCATCAACGCGACCATCGAGCAGGTCGTGCCCCTCGACCTGCACCTGCGGGTCTACCGGGTGATCGAGTCGACACCGGCGCTGCTCGCCGCCCACCTGCGGCGCGCGACGGAGCTGGAGGAGGAGCTGGCGCGCATCGTCGCCGGGCGCGAGGGGCTGGACGTGGACACCGACCCCCGGCCGCGGATCCTGGTGGCCGCCTTCGGCGGGGTGGTCCGGGTGGCGGAACGGCTGTGGTCGGCCGGGGACGACCTGAGCGTCGACGCCATGCGCGATCTGATGGCGACCCACCTGGACCGGCTGGGCCCGGCGCTCGCGGAGAACTGGCGTACGAGCTGA
- a CDS encoding alpha/beta hydrolase, which translates to MTSFDTSPQLNVWRALLALAVVFVMLTTTGWTALRNQRETPPLQASLDAWGKGRIAGHRLPDPQSAPARLARFFASLTEGQRAALAHRYPLAVGNMNGAPAALRYRANRIALGQAREVELKRLHDSRLTPAGQRQAARRMDRLEALMRPGRRILAFNPSGSGRVAEVFGDLRTADRVSVVVPGVDTDLLTFQRTHRGYAAPVGMARSLYAAEREADPTTRTAVIAWADYTAPSGLGMDAATAMRAEDGAARLNAMLRGLPGKAPVSLFCHSYGSVVCGLAAPSLPGRVADIAVAGSPGMRVERASQLDTSARVWAMRDADDWIQDVPYLELGGLGHGADPVAAGFGARVLSAREAKGHGGYFEPGTDSLRNFAEIGVGAYRAVSCAHEDDVCRAGLSGTATIGRA; encoded by the coding sequence GTGACTTCCTTCGACACCTCCCCGCAACTGAACGTCTGGCGCGCGCTGCTCGCGCTCGCCGTCGTCTTCGTGATGCTGACGACCACCGGCTGGACGGCGCTGCGCAACCAGCGGGAGACACCCCCTCTCCAGGCGTCGCTCGACGCCTGGGGGAAGGGCCGCATAGCCGGTCACCGGCTGCCGGACCCGCAGTCGGCGCCCGCGCGGCTGGCCCGGTTCTTCGCCTCCCTCACCGAGGGGCAGCGGGCGGCCCTCGCCCACCGCTATCCGCTCGCGGTCGGCAACATGAACGGCGCGCCGGCCGCTCTGCGCTACCGCGCCAACCGCATCGCGCTGGGGCAGGCCCGCGAGGTCGAGCTGAAACGCCTGCACGACAGCCGCCTCACGCCCGCGGGGCAGCGGCAGGCGGCCCGCCGGATGGACCGCCTCGAGGCGCTGATGCGCCCCGGCCGGCGCATCCTCGCCTTCAACCCGTCGGGCTCGGGCCGGGTCGCCGAGGTCTTCGGCGACCTGCGCACGGCCGACCGGGTCTCGGTCGTCGTCCCCGGGGTCGACACGGACCTGCTCACCTTCCAGCGCACGCACCGCGGGTACGCCGCGCCCGTCGGCATGGCCAGGTCCCTGTACGCGGCCGAGCGCGAGGCCGACCCCACCACCCGCACCGCCGTGATCGCCTGGGCCGACTACACCGCCCCCAGCGGTCTCGGCATGGACGCGGCCACGGCGATGCGCGCCGAGGACGGTGCGGCGCGGCTGAACGCGATGCTGCGCGGACTGCCCGGGAAGGCGCCGGTCTCGCTGTTCTGCCACAGCTACGGCTCCGTGGTGTGCGGGCTCGCCGCGCCCTCGCTGCCGGGCCGGGTGGCCGACATAGCGGTGGCCGGCAGTCCCGGGATGCGGGTCGAGAGGGCCTCCCAGCTGGACACCTCCGCGCGGGTGTGGGCGATGCGGGACGCCGACGACTGGATCCAGGACGTGCCGTACCTGGAGCTCGGCGGGCTGGGGCACGGGGCCGACCCGGTGGCCGCGGGGTTCGGGGCGCGGGTGCTGTCGGCGCGGGAGGCGAAGGGGCACGGCGGGTATTTCGAACCGGGCACGGACAGCCTGCGGAACTTCGCCGAGATCGGCGTTGGCGCATACCGCGCGGTCTCCTGTGCCCACGAGGACGACGTCTGCCGGGCGGGTTTGTCCGGCACGGCGACCATCGGACGCGCGTAG